The window GGCATTGCGAATAACTCTAAAAACTTCCGGGGAGAATCGTGGAATGCCCTTGAACATCAAGGTTTCCCCCTCGGTGAGAGTGTCGCCAATATTAAAAATACCTGAATCGTATAAACCAATCACATCGCCGGGAAATGCCTCTTCCAGAAGAGATTTGCTTTGCGCCATGAAGGAAGCCGGATTGGCAAACTTGCGCAGCTTGTTCAACCGAACATGATGATAAAACTTGTTTCTCTCGAATTTACCCGAACAAACCCGCAAGAAAGCAATGCGATCTCTATGTTTCGGATCCAGGTTGGCGTGAATCTTAAAAACAAATCCGCTGAATTTTTTGTCTTCCGGCTTAACCACCCCGTTTGTCGTTTCTCTAGCTGTGGGCGAGGGGGCAATCTCCGTGAACGTGTCAATGAGTTCTTTGATGCCGAAATTATTCAACGCGCTGCCAAAGAATACCGGGGCCAGATTGGCGCTCAAATATCGCTCAACACTAAAATCATCATAAACACCGTTTATCAATTCAACGTCATGCCTTAACTTCTGCGCCTCATTGCCAAAGGTTCTATCAAGGCCGGGATCAGATAAACCGGTGAAAACGCTTATTTCTTCTTCGATTTTTCTCTTGTTGGGTTTGTAGAACGCAAAAGAGTTTTTGTAAATGTTGTAAACGCCGCGAAATCGCGAACCCATGCCCAGCGGGTAGGTTAAAGGCCGGACGTTGATGGAAAGCTTCAACTCCAGCTCATCCAACAATTCAAACGGATCCTTGCCCTCCCGGTCCAATTTGTTAATGAAAATGATAACCGGTGTGTTTCTCATGCGGCAGACTTGCATCAATCTTTCCGTTTGCTCTTCAACGCCTTTAACACAGTCAATAACGAGAATGACGCTGTCTACAGCGGTTAACGTTCTGTAGGTATCTTCGGCGAAGTCTTTATGACCGGGCGTATCCAGAAGATTGATTTTGTAATCATTGTAATCGAAAGAAAGAACGGAAGTGGTTACGGATATCCCTCTTTGTTTTTCAATCTCCAGAAAATCAGACGTTGCCGTCTTTTTTATTTTATTGGATTTGACCGCGCCGGCAATCTGGATTGCCCCGCTGTAAAGTAAGAGCTTTTCCGTTAACGTTGTTTTTCCCGCATCCGGATGGCTGATGATGGCAAATGTTTTGCGCTTGTTAACCTCTGAAATAATCGACACGCGACGTACCTCTGCTTGAGTTCAAAACGGTGATCAAACTTTTTTGGTGAAAAAGAAATGGGCAGGGAAAGGGTTGTTGCAACCCTTTTTTGATCAGATTGGACTGCCAGTATAAAATCTATTTTTCATGGGATGGG is drawn from Cytophagia bacterium CHB2 and contains these coding sequences:
- a CDS encoding peptide chain release factor 3: MSIISEVNKRKTFAIISHPDAGKTTLTEKLLLYSGAIQIAGAVKSNKIKKTATSDFLEIEKQRGISVTTSVLSFDYNDYKINLLDTPGHKDFAEDTYRTLTAVDSVILVIDCVKGVEEQTERLMQVCRMRNTPVIIFINKLDREGKDPFELLDELELKLSINVRPLTYPLGMGSRFRGVYNIYKNSFAFYKPNKRKIEEEISVFTGLSDPGLDRTFGNEAQKLRHDVELINGVYDDFSVERYLSANLAPVFFGSALNNFGIKELIDTFTEIAPSPTARETTNGVVKPEDKKFSGFVFKIHANLDPKHRDRIAFLRVCSGKFERNKFYHHVRLNKLRKFANPASFMAQSKSLLEEAFPGDVIGLYDSGIFNIGDTLTEGETLMFKGIPRFSPEVFRVIRNAHPFKSKQLEKGIQYLTDEGLAQLFTQNLGNTKVVGVVGELQFDVLKYRLLNEYGARVEFLLLPSYKAFWLEYNSRKDIAYLEQLYSHNLYFDKNNNLVFLAETQFAYSMALEKCPNVKFLSSIEHNDLTLSLENAADGCHEL